A genomic region of Methanosarcina thermophila TM-1 contains the following coding sequences:
- a CDS encoding secondary thiamine-phosphate synthase enzyme YjbQ encodes MQLKIKTSKRVELVDITSEVQEEVRKSEIPEGICLISTQHTTAGIIVNENETGLKEDILDLLNKLVPPCAGYKHDRIDNNADSHLRAVLLGASESLPISEGKLKLGTWQRIFFAEMDGPRTRTVNITLLRA; translated from the coding sequence TTGCAACTCAAAATCAAGACTTCCAAACGTGTTGAGCTTGTAGATATCACTTCAGAAGTTCAGGAAGAAGTAAGAAAAAGCGAAATACCTGAAGGCATCTGCCTTATCAGTACACAGCACACTACCGCAGGCATAATAGTAAACGAAAATGAAACTGGGCTAAAAGAAGATATCCTGGATCTCCTAAATAAGCTGGTGCCTCCTTGCGCAGGATACAAGCACGATCGTATAGATAACAATGCCGATTCCCATCTCAGGGCAGTACTGCTTGGTGCAAGCGAGTCTCTGCCTATTTCAGAAGGAAAGCTTAAGCTGGGCACCTGGCAGAGAATTTTCTTTGCCGAAATGGACGGACCAAGAACCAGAACTGTAAATATTACGCTTCTAAGGGCTTAA